CGGGGTCAACGATTACCTTGACCGCGACGGATCGCGCACACCGATCGAATTCAACTGCGGCCTGGGGCTGGAAAAGCCGATCCGCGGGCAGGTCGTCCAGGCAGCCACCAAGTGGAAGAGGGTCGCGTTACAGCAATTCAACTGCAAGGTCGGTGAAGGGCTCTGCACTGACATGAGGGCGGTACGCAAGGATTATTTTCTTGATCATGACCACAGTTCATATGTTGATCAGTGGGATTGGGAACGCGTTATCACCGCTGACCAGCGCAATCTGAAATTCCTTAAAGAGATCGTAAGCAAGCTCTGGAAAGTCATTTACGGCGCAGGTAAACTTGTGCAGGACATGTACCCTGAACTAAAAGATCCCAAATACCCGCCGATACCCGAGGAATTGAAGTTCCTTCACGCCGAGGAGATCCTGGATATGTTCCCTGATCTCCCCAGGAAACAGCGGGAAACCCAGATCCTTCAGAAATATCCGGCGGTCTTCATCATCGGGATCGGCTGGACGCTAAGAGACGGTTATCCGCATGAAATGCGCGCGGCCGACTACGACGATTGGGTCACCGAGACGACCAGTGACGACGGCAAACCCATGCACGGGTTAAACGGCGATATCCTCGTCTGGAACCCGATCACAAAGCGGCGCCATGAACTCACATCGATGGGGATCCGGGTCACGAAGGAAACCCTTAAGAAACAGCTGGAAATGACCGGACAGCTCGATTTCCTCAAACTGCCCTATCACCAGGCGATCCTCAACGACAAAATCCCGCTGAGCATCGGCGGCGGCATCGGGCAGGCGCGGACTTACATGTACCTGCTCCGGACCGCCCACCTCGGCGAAGTTACGGTCACGATCTGGCCCAAGCAGCTTAAGGATATCTGCGCCAAGAAAAACATCATCGTGCTCGAATGAGCTGATTGCTTGATTATCAGAACATAAAACCACCCGCCGCAAGCGGGTGGTTTTATTCTCAACCGGAGGACATTTTCATGAAGGTCATAGGCCTGGCATTAGCAATATCAACGGCATTAACTTACGCGGGATCGGCGAGGCCGTATCGCCCGGCGGCTTATTTTGAGGCCGATCCCAAGCCGGTCAAACTGCACCTGTACGAAAACCCTCTTGACTACGCGGCAGGCCGCATCGGCATTGACGCGCGCGATTTCGAACTGCCGCGCGCATACGAAGGCGAATACCGTTTCGCGTGCCGGCTGCCGATCATTGACCAGGTTTCGAACCAACCGCTTTATCTTAAACAATGGGCCGAAGACCAGTCCGCGCTGATCAATAGACAGCACGCCGCAGGCGGTATCACCGTCATTCTGGACGCGCTTACGTTGCTCTGCGGATCGTCCTGGACTGCCCAGATCCAGGACAAC
This window of the bacterium genome carries:
- a CDS encoding aspartate--ammonia ligase translates to MAGKKPKKEDSVQPQKYDKKMDLAGPGVSTYEEVAKILPSDYKPVLPPMERMKALYAVKDYIEKNMCKELNLNMVQVPLIVDRDSGVNDYLDRDGSRTPIEFNCGLGLEKPIRGQVVQAATKWKRVALQQFNCKVGEGLCTDMRAVRKDYFLDHDHSSYVDQWDWERVITADQRNLKFLKEIVSKLWKVIYGAGKLVQDMYPELKDPKYPPIPEELKFLHAEEILDMFPDLPRKQRETQILQKYPAVFIIGIGWTLRDGYPHEMRAADYDDWVTETTSDDGKPMHGLNGDILVWNPITKRRHELTSMGIRVTKETLKKQLEMTGQLDFLKLPYHQAILNDKIPLSIGGGIGQARTYMYLLRTAHLGEVTVTIWPKQLKDICAKKNIIVLE